The following coding sequences are from one Liolophura sinensis isolate JHLJ2023 chromosome 12, CUHK_Ljap_v2, whole genome shotgun sequence window:
- the LOC135479506 gene encoding aprataxin-like: MAARLTAANKTAAAMASAKRKATDVEKTASAPKKPFGHWSQGLLASMDDPELRVDADDKVVIIKDKYPKARHHFLILPKQKIASLRSLKKDHLELLEHVHKKGEELAKKTCDKLNFRLGYHAIPSMSHLHMHVISQDFDSPSLKNKKHWNSFTTEYFVDSKDIIKRLKEDGKVDFDSSKFQDILKRPLKCHVCKKDFSTIPSLKTHIKLHVTDGSVEKKAD, encoded by the exons ATGGCGGCAAGATTGACAGCCGCAAACAAAACAGCAGCAGCGATGGCGAGTGCGAAAAGGAAAGCAACTGATGTCGAAAAAACTGCTTCTGCACCCAAAAAGCCTTTCGGACACTGGAGTCAAGGACTGTTGGCTTCGATGGATGATCCCGAACTTAGAGTAGATGCAGATGACAAAGTGGTTATCATCAAAGACAAGTATCCAAAG GCTCGTCACCATTTTTTAATATTACCAAAGCAAAAAATTGCCAGCTTACGAAGCTTGAAAAAAGACCATCTAGAACTATTAGAGCATGTTCACAAGAAAGGCGAGGAACTTGCAAAAAA GACCTGTGATAAGCTGAACTTCAGACTAGGTTATCATGCTATACCAAGTATGAG CCATCTGCATATGCACGTGATAAGCCAGGATTTTGACAGTCCCTCcctgaaaaacaagaaacactGGAACTCCTTCACTACAGAGTATTTTGTGGATTCTAAAG ATATTATCAAAAGACTGAAAGAGGATGGAAAAGTTGATTTCGACTCCTCAAAGTTTCAAGACATTTTGAAAAGACCCCTAAA gtgtCATGTTTGTAAGAAGGATTTTTCCACCATTCCTTCTTTGAAAACACACATCAAACTACACGTGACAGATGGTTCTGTGGAGAAAAAAGCCGACTGA